From one Thermanaeromonas sp. C210 genomic stretch:
- a CDS encoding HD-GYP domain-containing protein, whose translation MLEDTVVTLLQRLYYHSRLTYRHSVHVAAISYQLAQELGLPKAQVRQTFWGALVHDVGKLTIDRSILHKKGPLTEDEWQKMYEHPREGCRLLPEGDDWQAIREMVLYHHEKWDGSGYSGLCKGEIPLGARIIALADALDAMTSSRPYQKKRELAAALQEVKECSGSQFDPQLVEALFSLTMHLLKGQRRPTPSKINEILKRTTWTFNSNEL comes from the coding sequence GTGCTGGAAGACACCGTCGTTACTCTGCTACAGCGCCTGTATTACCACTCGCGGCTTACTTACCGCCACAGTGTCCACGTGGCGGCCATCAGCTATCAATTGGCGCAGGAGTTAGGACTTCCAAAAGCCCAGGTGCGTCAAACCTTTTGGGGAGCTCTGGTACATGACGTAGGCAAGCTTACCATTGACCGTAGCATCCTGCATAAGAAGGGGCCCCTGACCGAAGACGAATGGCAAAAGATGTATGAGCATCCCCGGGAAGGCTGCCGGCTGCTCCCCGAGGGAGACGACTGGCAAGCCATTAGGGAGATGGTCCTTTATCACCACGAAAAGTGGGATGGGAGCGGCTACAGCGGCCTCTGTAAGGGGGAAATACCCCTGGGAGCCAGGATTATAGCCCTGGCCGATGCGTTGGATGCCATGACGTCGAGCCGCCCTTACCAGAAGAAGCGCGAACTGGCGGCTGCCTTACAAGAAGTAAAGGAGTGCAGCGGCAGCCAGTTCGATCCCCAACTGGTCGAAGCCCTCTTCTCCTTAACAATGCATCTTTTAAAAGGACAGCGACGGCCTACGCCCTCCAAAATTAATGAAATCTTAAAGAGAACAACATGGACTTTTAACAGTAATGAATTATAA
- the pnpS gene encoding two-component system histidine kinase PnpS, whose amino-acid sequence MHRLARRLTVRVAALALGYSFLAFLIIRYSLWYQWMEGMPILPPGTAPYTLKLLESGFFKLALGGLILLTCGTYLVARSLLGPLGDMLPATRRIASGDLEQRLEVLTNDELGLLARHLNEMVDRLRSNIREISNERNKVRAILASLTDAVVAVDQVGRVMLCNPAAEALLEKKEHEMQQKYLLEIIRNHELDRLAKEILDKGKPAEAEVRLFPTSAGLFRVHGAPILGERGRIVGAVLSLRDITEIRRLEQMRSEFVANVSHELRTPLTSIRGFVETLLEGALADEKTSRRFLGIINSEAQRLQRLIEDLLTLSRVEHRRPEPVGMGASLPQAVARVMEVVRPLAEERGVSLKTDLPPDLPLLRLPEHFLDQILLNLLDNAIKYTPEGGSVTVTASREGSRARVQVRDTGIGIPAESLPRIFERFYRVDKARSRAMGGTGLGLAIVKHMVEAYGGTVGVESQVGKGSTFHFVVPLMRRMEGG is encoded by the coding sequence TTGCACCGCCTGGCACGCCGGCTAACAGTCCGGGTCGCCGCCCTGGCCCTGGGGTATTCCTTCCTGGCCTTCCTGATCATCCGCTACAGCCTCTGGTACCAATGGATGGAAGGCATGCCCATACTGCCGCCAGGCACCGCCCCATATACCCTAAAGCTGCTGGAGAGCGGTTTCTTTAAGCTCGCCCTGGGAGGACTGATCCTCCTAACCTGCGGCACCTACCTGGTGGCCCGCAGCCTCCTGGGTCCCTTGGGGGACATGCTCCCCGCCACCCGGCGGATTGCTTCCGGTGATCTGGAGCAGCGCCTGGAGGTGCTGACCAATGATGAATTAGGCCTCCTGGCCCGCCATCTGAATGAAATGGTAGACCGGCTCCGCAGCAATATACGAGAAATTTCCAACGAACGTAATAAAGTGAGAGCCATCCTGGCCAGCCTTACTGATGCCGTGGTGGCCGTGGACCAGGTGGGGCGGGTGATGCTGTGCAACCCGGCGGCGGAGGCTCTCTTGGAGAAAAAGGAGCACGAGATGCAGCAAAAGTATCTCCTGGAGATCATCCGCAATCACGAACTGGACCGGCTGGCCAAGGAGATCCTGGATAAAGGTAAGCCGGCGGAGGCCGAAGTAAGGCTCTTTCCTACCAGCGCCGGCCTTTTCCGCGTCCACGGAGCCCCCATCCTGGGGGAGCGGGGCCGCATTGTGGGAGCCGTCCTTTCCCTGCGGGATATAACCGAGATCCGGCGTCTGGAGCAGATGCGCAGCGAATTCGTGGCCAATGTTTCCCATGAACTGCGCACGCCCCTCACTTCCATCCGGGGCTTTGTGGAAACCCTCCTGGAGGGGGCCCTGGCCGATGAGAAGACCAGCCGCCGCTTCCTGGGGATTATCAATAGCGAAGCCCAGCGCCTGCAGCGCCTCATCGAGGACCTCTTAACCCTTTCCCGGGTGGAACACCGCAGGCCGGAACCGGTGGGGATGGGGGCCTCGCTGCCCCAGGCCGTCGCAAGGGTAATGGAGGTGGTAAGGCCTTTAGCTGAAGAAAGGGGAGTGAGTCTCAAGACAGACCTTCCCCCCGACCTCCCCCTGCTGAGGCTTCCGGAACACTTCCTGGACCAAATCCTCCTCAATCTGTTGGATAATGCCATCAAGTACACTCCGGAGGGGGGTTCGGTAACGGTGACGGCCTCCCGGGAAGGTTCGCGGGCCCGGGTACAGGTGAGGGATACGGGGATAGGTATTCCCGCCGAGAGCCTGCCGCGGATCTTCGAACGATTCTACCGGGTAGACAAGGCGCGGTCCCGGGCCATGGGAGGGACGGGCCTGGGTCTGGCCATCGTGAAGCATATGGTGGAAGCCTACGGGGGCACGGTGGGGGTGGAAAGCCAGGTGGGGAAGGGCAGCACCTTTCATTTTGTAGTTCCCCTAATGAGGAGGATGGAAGGGGGATGA
- a CDS encoding phosphatase, giving the protein MYCEADLHTHTVASGHAYSTVKELAEAAADKGLKLIAITDHGLRMPGGPHEYYFHNITALPRKLGEVEILRGVEANIIDEEGHLDVPEGILERLDIVLAGFHSGVGFDGRSQEEYTRAALAALSHPLVHILVHPGNPDFPIDLEAVAKAAAANNKALEFNNNSFLVSRPGSLPRCQQLGRLAKQYRAPVVISSDAHIHTAVGNFVRAWQVVRGAGIGEDQIINLTAGRVKEYLGWHRRRSRAGRS; this is encoded by the coding sequence GTGTACTGCGAAGCGGATCTCCACACCCACACCGTGGCCAGCGGCCATGCGTACAGTACGGTCAAAGAGCTGGCCGAAGCGGCGGCTGATAAAGGTTTAAAGCTCATCGCCATCACTGACCACGGCCTCCGCATGCCGGGCGGTCCCCACGAGTATTATTTCCATAATATTACAGCACTGCCGCGCAAGCTGGGAGAAGTAGAAATTTTGAGGGGGGTAGAGGCTAATATCATCGATGAAGAGGGCCACTTGGATGTACCGGAAGGGATCCTCGAAAGGCTGGATATCGTCCTGGCCGGCTTCCATTCCGGGGTCGGTTTCGATGGACGCTCCCAGGAAGAATACACCCGGGCGGCCCTGGCGGCCCTCAGCCACCCCCTGGTCCATATCCTAGTTCATCCCGGCAATCCGGATTTCCCCATAGACCTGGAGGCAGTGGCCAAAGCTGCGGCTGCCAACAATAAGGCTTTGGAGTTCAACAATAATTCCTTTTTGGTCAGCCGTCCGGGCAGCCTGCCGCGCTGCCAGCAACTGGGCCGGCTGGCCAAACAGTACAGAGCCCCGGTGGTCATATCCAGCGATGCCCATATCCATACGGCCGTGGGGAATTTCGTCCGGGCCTGGCAGGTGGTTAGGGGGGCGGGTATCGGCGAGGACCAGATAATCAACCTGACGGCCGGCCGCGTCAAGGAGTACCTTGGCTGGCACCGCCGCCGCTCCCGGGCTGGGAGGTCCTAG
- a CDS encoding HD-GYP domain-containing protein: MACTYDRLFCQLIGVLATVLDMEDDHKLYHAWRVALLARELSRNLLPGRERDVFYAGLLHDLGGIGLPDHIVHRALQPGAKDDPEIRLHPERGAAIVSHLPGVGLKLRPLVAQHHEHWDGSGYPRGLKEDQIDTGALILNLSDVLDLQLRSSSSRAWGDIRPRIEQLAGKAYPVELWREADRILSDGFWERVAEDEALEQQIAAAMTELPPAGWEEDPPLTSTISLFARIIDAKHAYTGGHSQRVAAYAVKLAAALKMGEEDRQKVEIAGLLHDFGKVAVPRAVLDKAGPLDPKEWEIVKKHPARTIDLLSQVVYLKEIAPLAGLHHERYDGRGYPYGLKGPDIPLGARLIAVADAFDAMTSPRPYQPTRSAGEALEALERGAGRQFDPGVIAVAHVLLDGQNPN, encoded by the coding sequence ATGGCGTGCACATATGACCGCCTCTTCTGCCAGTTAATAGGCGTACTAGCTACAGTGCTGGATATGGAGGACGATCATAAACTATACCATGCCTGGCGAGTGGCCCTCCTGGCCCGGGAACTGAGTCGGAACCTCCTGCCCGGGCGGGAGCGGGATGTCTTTTACGCCGGGCTGCTGCACGACCTGGGGGGTATCGGTCTACCGGATCACATTGTACACCGGGCTTTACAGCCCGGGGCCAAGGATGATCCGGAAATCCGCCTGCACCCCGAGCGCGGCGCAGCCATAGTGTCCCACCTTCCAGGCGTGGGCCTCAAACTCCGACCCCTGGTGGCCCAACACCACGAGCACTGGGACGGCTCGGGCTACCCCCGGGGTCTCAAGGAGGACCAGATCGACACGGGCGCTCTGATACTAAACCTCAGCGACGTCCTGGACCTCCAACTGCGCAGCTCCTCCAGCCGCGCCTGGGGGGACATCCGGCCGCGAATAGAGCAGCTGGCAGGCAAGGCCTATCCCGTTGAACTATGGCGGGAGGCGGACCGCATTCTCTCCGACGGATTCTGGGAGCGCGTGGCCGAGGATGAAGCCTTGGAACAGCAAATTGCCGCGGCCATGACGGAACTCCCTCCGGCCGGATGGGAGGAAGATCCTCCCCTCACGTCCACCATCTCCCTCTTTGCCCGGATTATCGATGCCAAGCATGCATACACGGGGGGCCACTCCCAGCGGGTAGCAGCCTACGCGGTGAAGCTGGCCGCCGCTCTGAAAATGGGGGAAGAGGATAGGCAAAAAGTGGAGATAGCAGGCCTCCTCCACGACTTCGGCAAGGTTGCCGTTCCCCGGGCGGTCCTGGATAAGGCGGGACCCTTAGATCCCAAAGAGTGGGAAATCGTCAAGAAGCACCCGGCACGCACTATAGACCTGCTAAGCCAGGTCGTCTACCTCAAAGAAATAGCCCCCCTGGCGGGCCTCCACCACGAGCGCTATGACGGCAGGGGCTATCCCTACGGGCTAAAGGGGCCCGACATCCCCCTGGGGGCCCGTCTCATTGCTGTGGCCGACGCCTTTGACGCCATGACTTCGCCCCGGCCCTATCAGCCCACCCGGTCCGCTGGTGAAGCCTTGGAAGCCCTGGAGCGTGGAGCGGGACGGCAGTTTGATCCGGGAGTCATAGCCGTGGCCCACGTCCTCCTGGACGGGCAAAATCCTAACTAA
- a CDS encoding AbrB/MazE/SpoVT family DNA-binding domain-containing protein has protein sequence MPAKNKDEQERRKVYRRVVDVKGRVTLPAEMRQQLGIRTGEEVEFVVREEGEWCLRKSQPQRICGVCGCTVNLIILGGEALCRRCALQYVQTLARELDLQVVGIGGNSPRG, from the coding sequence ATGCCCGCAAAAAATAAAGATGAACAAGAGCGGAGGAAGGTGTACCGGCGCGTAGTAGACGTCAAAGGGAGGGTTACCCTGCCGGCGGAAATGCGGCAACAACTGGGAATACGGACCGGAGAGGAAGTGGAGTTCGTCGTCCGGGAGGAGGGAGAGTGGTGCTTGCGCAAAAGCCAGCCCCAAAGGATCTGCGGCGTGTGTGGGTGCACGGTAAACCTCATCATCCTGGGGGGGGAGGCCTTGTGCCGGCGCTGTGCCCTCCAGTATGTCCAAACCCTGGCGCGGGAACTGGATCTGCAAGTGGTGGGAATAGGTGGGAATTCTCCCAGGGGGTAG